From the genome of Procambarus clarkii isolate CNS0578487 chromosome 66, FALCON_Pclarkii_2.0, whole genome shotgun sequence:
ACTGTACATAAAAAAAAGTTCTGAATTACTGTATTTTGAGAAGTAGCACATGGTGAAAGAAGGAAAGAAATTAACCTTTAACCACACAAAACATACATATACAATGCAAATGCTCCAacattgtctaaatgatcacaacgtaacttgaaaaacaagagaatcaaaaataattttaaaattgaatattaaaAACTTTAGATTTTCAAATCAGGATAAAAAATATAAACTAtgaccaattgttcatttggtgctATTCTCatagaatagcatatgatcttcagtTTCATAAATtggaatataggttttcagtatagtttactgtaaaaaaaaaatcggcAATATGACATTGACGTATGCAGAACGTCAATATGACATTGAAATATGCAGAAAATTTAGAccaaaaaaaattataactcGAAACGAACAGGGTATAGgatttatgaaaaatccattctaaaaggatagtagaacagacagctgatcacacaaaatgttaaaatggtgagaatcagtcaaaaactggaattttagaagccactcaGAGTGTAAACtctagtttcagagataattgaagttgaagttatcaataatgaataaaggtagttttaattccttaatttaattgtatgttttaataaacattgtttggcattcatactcgaatatgtgaaagttgtaggtcaatatgtgttgaaattaaGTCAAGAAAAATCACCCCTAAAAActcaaaatatagggataattataatgatttaggggatatatttagggtatattTTATATAAGTGAAAAGCCCTAATATGGTCCCACCATAAAGGGTTAATAGGTGGTAATAAATTGAGAATGTTAAAGAACTAAGAATCTAAAGAAAGAAGGAATGATATGGTGCATGATGGTGAAGGAAATGAGGTTATTGAATAATTTGATGACTAAGAGGAAAAGTAAGTTTTTGAGTTAATTGAATAAGGGAAGACAATGTGTGGGAGTTCTAACGTATGCATAAATATATGCAGTTGGTTAAAATGTTAATGGAAGTTCAAAATAACTTTTGCTCCTTTAGTGATCTTGGTAAAATAAGGTAGCCAGTCCTTGGCCATTGGAGTTACCTTTTGTTTTTGTAAatggaataaaaaataaatttataGTAATAATTTTTTTGAAAAGTTATAATAGTCCGATTTGAAAGAATATTCACTATCTTAAAAACTGTACCATGATTAAGTCTCTTGGTGGCATTAGTTTGTTTTTTCAGCCTTTTCTTAAAAATCAGTTTTATTGGTTTGGCCAGGTGCATATACTGCAGttagaccacccacttttaaaagAGCTTCACTGGTATAAACATGTACTGTACATTATGTATTATACCCACCTTTCTTTGTAATAGTGTATTGATAAATGTGTTGCAGTGTTCATCTTCAGTATCAGGTCACCGATTGTTGGTGCCATTTTCTGAGGTCCTTGAGACTAATCTAACATCAGCTTAATTTTGCTTCATTgctgtaaattaatattataacacCTTTAAAAATATCCTACTTAAAAATCTCGGTACCAGAATAATCCATGTAAATCTCTAAAGCAAAATATATAATGACTGGGAACTGTCTGTTTTCTGTGTTTAAGTTTCCTTGTGATTACCCAAGAAGTAAAATGTTACCTTCACAGTGATTGGTCAACCTAAAACTATTAATGTTGTCAGTAAAACTGAACTAAcacctaaacaaaacaaaaaaagcaTAAGTGAACTACATGCAACTTTGTAAGCAAGGCCACTTGGTTATTGAAATATGTATTAGCCTTCTGTTTCCAAGACCAGACACAGCCAGGAATTATCAACATTGACTCTCTATCATGATGGGGTCTTTTCCAAATGTTCCCACAAGCAATTTTGTAATTTTAATAGAAAAATGCTGCAAATTTACCCTAAATAGCTTATAACGACCTTCAGAAAGCATAAATAGCCCAGAATGACCTTTAGAAAGCAATCTCTAAAACtcattttggaaaaaaaaaatttggtggCATTGTATTTATCTGGTTGGTTTCACTTTTCATATCTGAGCAGATTGCCATTGGGATCACTGATTTTGTCAATTGACAAAGCTCTGGAATTATTTTATAAATCCATACCACAAGTCCCCTGGTGGTATGGCAATGGCACAGTAGTGCACAAAGCTCATAGAACAGCCACATTCTGATACCAAACACATGGCACTGTAATTGACTTAGCTTACGGAGACAATGATCTCATCTTGAAGCATCACATGTGATATGAGGTGGCTGCCTTCACCTGACCCTCGGGTGACAATCAGGTTAATCAGATTAGTTGGGGATTAAATGGTTCGGagagttttttttatttaattttttccaAACATGAAGTTAAAATATTATGTTGACTGTGTGTAATAAGTTTCAGTGATTATCCATAACATTCCTTCCAGGAAATGTTCGTGGGGTAACATCTTCCACTTCATTATGGATTAATGAGCAAGCAGCACGGTCAAAAGAAGGAGAATCTTTCCCTGTACATGATGAATCTTCTGAGGATGGTGAAGAACAACTTAAGCATCAAATTCTTGAAGCTGCCCTTCCTTTCGTCCATTCATATGGATGGACGCAGGATGCTATTGCTCACGGTAATAAGGCTGTGTGCTGTGCTCTTTATCATTACTGTGTATTACAAGTTGCTACGTTCATTTAGGTAGAAATTGTTATGTTATTTAGAATATGATGCAATAATACTTACAGTTTGCgacttaaatatttaattcataATTAAATATTCCTTGTAAGAATACCTTAAGGTTTTAGCATGTTTTCAGTGAGGACACTCTTGGTAGCTTAGTCTAACGCATCAGGCCTCTGAGACCCTTCCATAACGTACCGGGAGCCAAGACCAGATTATAACTCGGTTGATGGGAGCTGGATATTAGAGATCATCCACAAAATTTAGGATTCCCCTCCAGAAAGCGTATTCTGTATATAACAAAATAAGCGACTGCCTGAAGGAAATTAGGCACCTCTAGGGATGCAAGGCAAACAATATCTTTCATGGGGTAAATTGTAATGCTCTAATGACTGTAATGCACCTGATTGCCACTACATGGCAGCCCTGGTCACATAAGAGTTACAGCCAGTCTGCCCTTCTCTCTTTTTGCCTGGTGTAGCCTATTCAACATTTGTCGCAAAGTGGTGTTGCTTTCCACATCACATGTGCTCTAGCATTTCATTTCACTGTAACAGTGGCCAGGGTTTCTCTCCCTTTAGAGGGGAGTCAGTCTCTAGTTTCTTTCCGTTTCGACAGCATGGTAGATGGCCAGCAAATCTTTCCTTTTGGTTTGTGGGCCAGCCTTACTTCTTTTCcatgtttttttatatttattttgtgtTGGCAGGTTCTTTTATTTTTGTCACCATGGAGAAGAAAGTAAGAGGAGTTACTGAGGAAGGTAGCCCAGAAATAAAGTATTGAGTGTAATGAAACACACCTTCCTGGGTTCAACGTCGGTAGCTGTGCCTGCCCTGTCTCCCTTCTTCCTAATGGCTTCATGTTGCTTCATATCAGGCTGGAGAATGATGGGTGGATGCCAaaagccaaacccaacccagtAGTGCATGGTTACAACCTTTGTAGAAAGTGATGGAGTCATAAGGATTGCTTATTTAATAATTGTCAAAACTTTGTTTTGTTCAGCAATTTTCAAATCATTTATTGAAAGTATCAGTAGCCTCTTATTGATATTGTTACAGTACCTTGTAGCCTCATTTCATTGCATTTAGGGTAGTTTACTTCAGTATTGGGTTGATTTTTGATCTTCATATGCTTACTGCCTCTTAGAGGAAGCAAGTGGAAATAGCATGGCCTCTTTTTCACTGGTAGGGTAATAAGAGTTTCATGGGTACCTAGTGTTGCCTAATCTGACCAGTAACAGACCAGTAACAGGGTGCCATTGGGGCTCGCTCAGAAATGGGTGTTTCATATTGTATTCAATGTTGTTTTTTTCATGCAACCTATAAATATATGCTGCCATTACAGATGAATTATAGCTTCCTTGTCAACATGTAACTTTTATCTATTTTGGGTAAAACTTTGTTTATCTTTATCATCAGTATGTGTCAGTTGACAATTTGGGTTGAATTAGGATAATAAGTTTTGGGCTAATAAAAAATAAGCAGCTTCTTCGTTACTtgaaatatttattaatatttttataaaTTATATTTCTCTGAGACAGTTTTATGTGGGAAATGGGTGTATGTTCAACATATTAATTTAATCCAGGTGCAGAATCATTAGCCTACTCAAGTATGGCCCATGGTatgtttcctggtggtggagtggaGCTTGTGAACCACTTCTACAGTATGTGCAACACCAGATTAGATGATTCACTAAAAGCCAAAGCTAAAGAGATTGAGGAGAATCCAGGACTGTAAGTGAAACCATTGCTTTTTGTTCAAAGTTTTCTAGCAGTACAAACACACTAAAACACTTCTATCTTTTTATTTCCATTTATGATGCCGTGCTCCCTTCCCTTGAGGGTAAATGTGTATCAAATCTTGactctgatttttttttatcCCTTTTTATGTTTAGTATTGCAAAGAAGCACCATATAAAAAAACTTTATTgaagaattataattattaatctttaCACTTCCTTTAAATATAGTGTTTTCTTGTTTGACGAGTGTAGCATCTTCATTTTTTCTTAGCtctgacacaaatactgttagtaTTGTTACAGTGGGACACATTCTCGTGTTCTTGAAACCTCACATCTTAGTTTGATTTTTCTCTTACATATGCATAGCCACATTTTTTACAAGGTATTGTGTACACTTGTGCTATAGGAATCCTATTTACCTGAATAAATGTTGGCATTTTTCTGTTGGCATGAGTCTGTGTCTGTGATGAGACACATGATGGCAGCATGATAATGCTGCCCTCTTTTAAATGCTAGGTAACTCTGATATTCTGATCGTTGGCAGCTCTACCTTTGAAATCGGTAACGAACTAGTGGGCCACAGCAACCTCAGCGTCTCTGAATTCCATATTTCAAAACTAATGCTGAAGTACTAGTACAGTATTATACAAACAGTACCCCACTCATGTGACTTCGTAGACTGGCAGGAAGACCATTGGTTCAAGAAACTGTGTATTGTAAGCTTCTCAAATGTCAACATAAAATAATCATAGCTCTGCAAAGTGACCCTCAAACCAACTTGCGAAAAGAGCAATAACTAGAAGATAAAAGCTGATCACCAGCAATACAAGGCAGATTCTCCCAGGGAAAAATGTAAAATTTAAAACCATATGATACAAGAAAGAAGAAATGATCTGAAAACGTGGAAGCAAAATTAACTGTTTACAAGTCAAGCAAACAGTATTAGTATGACCTTCAACAAAAACTTCTTGACTCTATAATGGTCAGTTCTCAAACTCAACCAGAGGAGGTTAATGGGAAAATCTGCACTTCCATCACCCGGGCACTGTTGGAAAGAGAGAACTTGGTTACAATATTAACTTGAGACAACTTCCGTATATAGAGTACGGAAAGAATCACTCTGCAGGGGCTTGAGAACCAATGAATTATAGTTCATACCTGTATCTCTAAACAAAATAGCTCTCTTTAAAAAATGTATCTCATCTTGGCTGCACGCTTTGAAaaattgtctatatatatataaatacctgAACATATACAGACTAACCTTTCTTGCCACTACATAAGGACCATAAAATTAACCAAGGAGTGATCAAACTGTGTTTCATTAGCGTCAGAAAATTTTTATTGCAAATGTCTGTGACTTACAGAATTGATAAAATAACCAATGaagaaaaacttaaaaaaaaacttCTCTCCTACTTTGAGATCCCAGTAACCCAAACTATACTAAATAATGCCACCAAATACTAGTCCCACCCTTATCCAGAATTTATGTTGTTGAATTAGTAGTGTTCTAAACATAGATTATATAAAATTTAGTTTTTCTGTGAATTCAACTTGTATTACTGTACTTTCATTACTTTTTATCAGAGAATTTTGATTCATTATTTTCCTCTTCAAGCTTTTTGAGTTTTAGTTCTATGGATTGCACATTGGTGCCTTAACATAAGGAGTTTCAGCCACTCCCTCTGAGAGCATTCCTGGGGACTGCTAAGTGAGGAGGAACTTGCTGCGATGGTTCAGAATACAAAATGCTCAAGAAATCAAGTTGGAGTTGGATTAGGCTGCTTATAAATAAATAGTTTATGCAGTAGTATAGTGAGGCAGTTTGaattaaatactgtacagtacagtacagctgTTCCGTATACCTACATTTCTGCTACAGAGACTAACAAGAATAAATGTGCCCCCTCTCAAATGTAATTACAAAATATAAATACCATTATTTTTCTTCAAATTCGTTATCTTCCACTAGTTTACcttcaaaatatatttaaaacatttttattataatttttttttttttgtttactataTATGCACACGTGAGTTCTATCATTTGGGAGGGCTCCCCCTCTGTATCTCCAGCTACCCACCTGGAGTCATCTAAGGCTTTGTGGCACCAGAGCTACGATGTTTCATTACGTTCAATGTTCTATTTTTATTTGCCTGTCAGTAATAATGTGTTACATGACCAACAGAAAGAAAGGGACCACAGCGATCATTGCTGATGCAGTTGAAGAAAGATTacgtatgaatattgaattcataGACTCGTGGCATAAGGCTCTGGCTCTGCATGCGTCTCCCAGAAATGCGCCTGTGGCTCTACGCAATATTGGTACTCTAGTTGATAACATTTGGTATCATGCTGGAGACAGATCTCATGATGTAAgcattattttaatatatttaatgtCATATTGCTAATAGATTTAATTTTGtaaatgatttaaacaaaacaaaattgtcaCACTTTATAAaacttttttatataattatctggTTTATTTGTAGATTTCAAAGGAGAACAATTCATGCAATTATTCTTTACATCCAacattatacatttgttttaattTCCCTCTTCTCTTGCACTTCCTTTTCCATCTTGGTATCATACTCAAATCAaatatctatatttgagtgaATTAGAAACACTTTTCTGAGCAATACACTTGGCCGCTTCCTAAGATCCTGAGCTGTACGTAATTCACCTCTAAATAGAATTGGCATCAGTGAGGGTAAGTTGATGTTCCATGGCAACTTAGAGGGGGTACCTTTCAAACTCCTTTTTGAGTCATATTGGCATAATAAAGACACTGGAGAATACTTAGCTCAGCCCAGAATGTAGGCATAAATATGTTTTAATATAAAGCCCAAAAGCATGTCCGAGGGGCAACCTGACAACATGTAGTTTGCTAAGCTGTGCCTTCGTAAACTACTACCAAGCTAATACCAACTACTACCAGATGATATCACATCACAACATTTCCTCCTGCAGTCAAAGCTAAGAGAAAACAAATACTTTACTAACCACAGGGGAATCTAAAAGGGAAAAGCAAGCGTTGGAAAGTCTGAATATACTGCTCAGGAAAGTGTATTTCATAAACTGAAACCTAGATTTCTGAGCTATCCCACTCAGTCTCTTTCCAAGACAAGGCTTTTTGCATGCCACCCAAAATTACAGGATGAACACCACTCACCTTCATTAGAATGATGTGAAGAGATGGCGTGGGAAAAGGAGTGGTAAGAACTGCAGAAGCACATGATCCTACCTTACAGAAGATAATCTGTCTTATTATGTGTATGTTTAGAATATAGTTTTGAGCTGTAATCACTAAAGTGATACACTTTTCTCTCTCAAGATGCTCAGAAACCTATTGCTGTACACACAAACTTACCAGTCTCTAGTAATAGTACAATTTACTTAGGGTAATCAAGAATTAAGACCAGAGCAAGAGGAGGATAATCGGGCATAGCAAGATAGTTGGCCTAATCAGACGTGTGAGGGAAAAAGACCAAGGAAATGAGTGTGTGACTACAACAACACTCACAAATTAAAAAATTCACAGGAAccataatgagggttcgaacttatgcgCTGGGTGTTGCCAGATGCATGCTTTACTCAACTGCGCCATAACATGGTAAAGAAGTTACTATGTCCTAACTTCCAATGTTGTAAGGAGTAAAATGTCATTACCAATGTTGTAAGAAGTATAAATCACAAATGTCATCCTCTGGAATAGAACTAGCCCAAAATGAGAATCTATCTCCTGGGAAGAAACTAACTAGACCAGTAGAAATGTGTATAATAGTACAAAAATTTGGTACACAAATACAGACAGTATTACAGATAAAGAGGGTTGAGCTGCAAGAACAGGTGGCAGAAGTACATTCTTCTATCATCGTAGCTAGAGACAAAATGAACGAACCTAATGCTATATTTTCGAGATATCTGGTATAGTAGTAAGAAAAAAAGGGataaatggtggggaggaagagtgaCCCTATTGATGAAACAATATTGGAGCTTTTAGGAGAGATTCTGGAGGTAACCAACCAGTAGGACATCATATTAGGTATGATAATATTGGAGGATGGTGAAG
Proteins encoded in this window:
- the LOC138355152 gene encoding ubiquinone biosynthesis protein COQ9, mitochondrial-like; this encodes MAHGMFPGGGVELVNHFYSMCNTRLDDSLKAKAKEIEENPGLKKGTTAIIADAVEERLRMNIEFIDSWHKALALHASPRNAPVALRNIGTLVDNIWYHAGDRSHDFNWYTKRGILAAVYKSSELCMLQDKSEDFQDTWAFLNRRLSDVQNISKCTRDVSTFTKDVNQVAKAGIFTILNIMGMNSKSRF